The nucleotide window AATGAGTCTAttagttttttacttttaattttttttatgaggaagactggccctgagctaacgtctctgccagtcttcctctcttttgtgtgggatgctgccacagtgcggcttgatgagcggtgctgggtccacaccctggatcccaaactgcaaaccccgggccaccgaagtagagctgGTGAACTTAAggactacgccaccaggccgaccacctctgtcagttttttaaaagatgtgttgCTGGCCCTTGAGTAaccacagatcagtggaacagagtacataaataagataaatacgTAAAAGAATATTTAGCAATAAGAGCcatccttcatttatttagatattctaggAGTATTTATAAGTGCCTACTCATAGGCACTCCGCTTGGAGCTGGAGGTGCAGTGGTGGACAACACTGATGTGGTCCCTGCCTTCTGGGAGTTTACAGTCTGGTTAGGTACCCCCGTGACACAAATACAGAAGTAAATCTCTAGAAGTGagcttattttcttccctctaatCTCTGGGGGAAAAGATTGTAATCTAGCTTGTAACTTCCAGAAGGGTGGAAACTTTCCTCTGAATCACACTGTGTGTTAGCATCATAGGGCTTGAATGAATGACAGTATAAGAAAGGATTTGAAGCACACATTTGCTGTTTCTTATTTCATTCTCTCTGACAGAGTTTGGAAAAGAATCTTGTTGTAGAAGAATGTTGTTACCCCTTGGATGTTTCCAGCAAAATCTGAGAGCAGAGTGAAGAACTTGGACTGATTATTGATGTAACACACACTCCCCACTAATACAAACCAGAGGTAAATGGAACCCTTAATTGAAAGGAACCGTCTTCATTCTTATGGTATAATAAGCATAGTAATTCAGTAGTTGTAATCCTGGCCTTCTCTCATGGGTAGTATTTCAAAAAGGGAACCAAGTGCTTTCCTTAATTACACTTTTCTAATTGCTACCTGAAAAAGAGAGTAAAGATgtgaattgaaatataatatttggcAATAACCTCTGTATGTGCTTAAGAAATTCTATGAACTTCCATgttctatgtatatttataaagtatatattataaaaaatacatacatatatatttgctgaGGAAAGATTTCTCCCTGAGATAACATACGTTGCCgcgcttcctcttcttttgcttgaggaagatgagccccgagctaacatctctgccagtcttcgtctgttttgtatgtgggtcagtgctacagcatggctgacgagtggtgtgggtccgtgCCTTAGATCTGAATTCGTGAACtgaggccaccgaagcagagcccactaagcttaaccactacgccacggggacGGCCCCCCTGttctatattttcaaagtaaagtGAACTTCTAGTAAGAACAGTAGTAGCctaaagaaaagaatggagtATCCATGGTATCTTTGGTACTTATTTTGGGCAGTTGTGAGAGCACGTGTAAGTATCTTGATAGAAGACAGTTCTCTAAGTTTTATGCTTTCGTTTCCTAATATCTTTGGATATAATAGAGAAAcacatatgttctgttggcctgTGTGGCATTATCAGTGGGAAAGAATTATCCTTCTTCTAGGCAGTTCCACAGCCTTGGGAAACAATAACACCTAATGTCTGTTAACATTTGTACAGGCCTACCTCACAGATATCACAGGTTCTGTTCCAGGTCACTGAATAAAGTGAATATCGCAATAAAGCGAGTCAGACTAATgatttggtttcccagtgcatgtagAAGTTATGTTTACACGATACCATAGTCTGTTAAGTTTGCAATAGTATTATATCTAAAGGGACATCATACATAGCTTAAGTAAATAATACCTTATTGCTTGAAAATAtgaaccatcatctgagccttcagcaagttgtaatcgGGTTGCTGATGGGGGTCTTGTAAGAAATGCGGCGTCTGTGAAGCACGGTAGAGCGAAGCACAGTACAGTGAGGTAGGCCTGTACAGCAGCTGCCATTTAAAAAGTGCGTGCACACACGTTAAGGCAGTGAATCCGCACAGCAGGCCTTTGCTGATGAAGTGGGAGTGGTACTAACGTCCCCTCCTGAGTGCTTCCTCTGCACTGAGCCCGGAGCATAGACGGTGACAGTGACTCACTtcacagatggtgaaactgaggcccagaaaaggaagaattgaaacttGAACTCAGgtattccttgtttttgtttttttttttttttactgtagtaAAATGTACGTAagcaatatttatcattttaaccattcataagtgtacaattcagtggcattaagtgcactCATGATGTTGTGCAGCTGTCACCACTGCCTGTAAACAAACGGTTTTCATCATCCTCAACAAAAGCTCTGTCACCATGAAAAACTAAcagccccatttcccctcccccagaccctggTGACCTCTATTCTACTTCACGTCTccgtgaatttgcctattctaggtgcCTCATGTTAGCGGAATCCGACATATTTTTCCTTcggtatctggcttctttcactgaacataatgttttctaggttcatccatgttgcagcatgtaacAAAATGTTATTCCTTCTTAgggctgaatagcattccattgtgtgtacataccacattttgtgtatccattcgtctgttgatggacacttgggttgtttctaccttttggcccTTATGCAtcatgctgctgtgagcattgtGTACAAACATTGGTTCAAAtccctgctttgaattcttttggatgtataggTGGGAGTAGAGATGTTGGATCGTGTGGAAGTTCTACGTTTAACCTTTGAGAAAGCGCCAAAAAGTCTTCTACAGTGTCGTCCTGTTTTAACAATTAACACAAATTTTAAGCATTTACAGGAGCAGACATAATGGTGTGGTGTTCGTGGACCAgccatgaactccttcagcttgaATATTTATCAGCTGATGGCTGTCGTGTCTCCTCTCTACCCCTCCCTGTTTCGCCCTATTCCATAGTTTTTTAAGCAGATCCCCAATATCATATACTTTCACTTGTTCATCTttgatatatacatttaaaatgtcagAGTTTTGTTCCTTAATATCCTGGTTTATTGTTAAATATCCAGTCAGCACTCAAATTCGCAGTTGTCTCCTAAATGTCATAGAAAttgttttgaagagtttgagTTAGGTCTAAGTTAGGGCCACACTTGGCGTTTGATTGTTAGGTCTCGGATGTCTGATTTAATCTATGGGTTCTCCTTCCATGTCTCTCTccactttctttgtctttgtttctttttttctcaataacTTTACTTTTTGAAGAAACCAGGTAGTTTGTCCTATCTGAAGATGACATTACAAATAATACAAGAGTGAATGAACACAATGGATAATGTCttaagagaaataagagaaggaggaaattttaaaaattctataagaaGAGCAAATGAATTCTAGAGAAATGCCAAATATTAGAGATAAGCAAAAAAGTCAGGCCAACTCTGAAAATAGTAATGCCAACACATGTAAGAATTTAGTGTGgcataaaaatgatatttcaaatcAGTGGACACATTAGTGAGTAAACTGTGATACTTCCACGTTGGAGTGTAAATCACCTCTCTGGAAGGATCCGCAGCGTGGCAAAAGTAAATGTGTCtaagggaggagggaaatgggtggccggggaacttggggagaagggTGAATTTCCATTGAATCCCCTTTTGTACCTTTCTCACGTTCTCTCCTGTGAATCTATTACCTCTGAGGTCTGCCTGCCTGAGTTGAAACCCCAGCTCCCCTAGTTGCTGACTCTTCACCTTGGGCCAATTCTTGACACTCTCCAAGCCTGTCTCCTTATGGGCGAAATGGGGTGAGTGACTTCGTGGTGCTTCATGACACAATATAAGCtctcattaaatgtaaatgaccagcagaaacaacacaaatgtccatgaACTGAGGAAAGCATAAACAAGTGTGGTGGCTCCGTTATGCagtcatacaaaggaatgaaagactgacacacactacaacgtggatggacgttgaaaaaccttctgctaagtgaaagaagccagacacaaaggtcacGTATTGTGGTATATTTCAGatgtgtgaaatgtccagaaaaggcaagtccgtaaagatagaaagcagatgagtggttgccgggtctggagagaggagggagtgaggagcaGCCTCTAATGGTTAagagggtttcttttaggggtgatgaaaatgtgttGGGTTTGATAATGCTGGTGGTTGCCTGAgcttgtgaatgtactaaatgccactgaatttagAGTTTCAAAAGGTGAGTTttctggtatgtgaattatatctcaataaaaataattttagaaatgtaagTTACCAATTTTCTCACGGTAATTATTTACTGTTCACATCACTCCCCTCCAACCACTGCATTCCCTTGTATGCCTCCTGTCCCCCACGCTTCCCCTGCTCAGCCCCTCCAGGTGCCCCACAAGACTTCCCAGGGAGTGACTCTGGACCCTTGGGCACACAAGTCCTGTGCAGGTGGAGCCGCGACCCAGTGCACAGGCACACCCACCACTCTCCCGCAGTGTGACAGACGCTTCCGGCAGGTTTTTCTCATGTGGTTTGGAGGATAGTGATGTTGAGAAAAGGTGGCGACAGGCCAGGTGGATTCAGGAGGACCTGGCAGGTCTCTCAAGTCAATACTTATGAACAGACGCTTTTCTGAGGAAAATATACAAGTGGGCAGCAGGCTCATGAAAAGGTATGAAACATGACTAATTTTTAGGAAAGGgcattcaaaaccaaaatgagctaCCACCTCccgcccgtcagaatggctattattagaaaaacaagaaatggcAAGTGTTGGAAgggtgtggagcaaagggaaccctcatatagtGCTGgtcagaatgtaaattggtacagccactatggaacagagaatgcagattcctgaaaaaattaaaaataagactaccatatgacccagctattccacttttgggtgTTTATcgaaagaacgtggaaacactaaTTGGCAAAGATAGATGCGCCCGTATGTTcgttgcatcattattcacaatagccaagacttggaaacaacctccTAAGGGCCCACTgagaggtgaatggataaagaagatgtggtatatatacaatggaatcctactcagtTATCAAAAgcatgaaatcttgccatttgcagcaacatgagTGAACCCTGAGGgtgttacgctaagtgaaatgggtcagatggagaaagacatatACCTAatacttcactcatatgtggaagataaacaaacacatagataccagaggggaaagcgggggaggaggtggaaaggGGTAAGGGGCAGATGTGTAGGACGATGTATGGCAATTGGACCTTGGGTGGGAAAACGACATAGTCTGTACAGAGGGGAAATAGAATGAAGTACATCTAAAAAAAAGTTTAGGCCCCGCTCCAGAAGTTTGATCTCATCCACCAGTAACGTCTGGATGCTGTGCTCTGAAAGCCAGCTTGGTCGCCAACAGGCGTTAGCAAATACTGAGCACTGCTGGCATGCAGGTCTCAAGTTGAGGCCTTGCTCCTCCGCAGGCAGTGTGACTGCAGCCCACTGCGGAACGTCAGTAGTAAAGCGGCTCAGTGACCCTGACCTTGCGTGTTGTTGCAAAGGTTAACTGAAGTAGTGGGCTCGTGGGCCTGGTGCACAGAAGTTGAGGAAATTTCTCTGCCTGCCCTGTCCTGCTGCAGCAGCTCCCATGGGGAGGCTCCTGTTATCAGCTGCCCCCAAGGTAACTCAGCCCTGGCCATTCATCCCGTAGATTCCCCTTTGATTTATACTGACCGTCCCCAGCCGTAGTCATTCATGGATGAAGTGACCCAAGCCTTTTGGAAGGTGTCCTGAATCTCTTGTTTTCCAAAACACCGATGTGGTGGTCGTGAGCCATAAGACCAGCCTCCCGAGAGACTTTTTACATTTCTCCTGGTCAACCTAGACTCATCGGCTGCCGTCTTCAACTCTATTCCAATTTTACTCTTTTAACGCTCCCCTCAGGCCCTGCTTCTGACTTCTGTCATTCACGACTCCTGCTTCTTTTTATAAACCCCTCAAATCTCTCCCCTTTtggcctccccagccctgcacccAATTATGGCCTCTTTCGTCAGTTCGTCTCCCTTTTCCCTCATTCTCCTGTccaacttcactttttttttctcctgaagaaTTGggttccctcccacccccatcacaGAAAAAACACAGTTAACAGCATTTCCAAACACAGAAGGCTTCTTTATTACTCATCTATTCATTCTAGTACTTTATTTACTGTTTTactaagtttttaaatatatcaaaatgaataagagaaatctatctatctatctatctatctctagaAAAGCAACTGGTCCCCAAAGGGGCACCAAGAGCCCTAGCAGCCTTATATCGCGTAGCCATAGTATCgagaaatttccatttctttttccctctcaatGAAAAACTGCACTTTCCCCCAAGAGGTGTACTTGGCAGCCTTCTCACGCTCCTGTTGAGCCTGCCTCTTCATGGCCTCCCGCTCTGGCCTCTGTTCCTGTGTGATGGGCTCTGACATCACTGGCCCTGGAATGACGGGTTTCCTCCATGGAATTGGTTGCTTGCTGAAATCCTCCAGTAGATACTGGGCGGGAGGCTTGGGCGGGGCCTGGAGCATGGGCACAGCAGTGGCAACGGGCTCCTGCTGGAGAGAAGTGCAAGATGCTGTTCTGTAAGGTGCAGGCCTTGAAGCAGGACACTGAGGGCCGCTAGGCCGGGTGGGGTTGGTCCAACCCGGTCGAGTGGGGTTGGTGGTAATTGGCCGAGCTGGTCTGGCAGGACCTGTCAAAGATGCAGGAGCTGGGTGGGTGGAATTGACTGCAGTTGGTTGAGCTGAGTTGGTGGAAGCAGGCCGGGCAGGGTCTGCCACAGCAGGCCGATGTGAGGCCAGAGCCTGTGGCCTCCGAGGAACAGGTCGAGCTGGAGGCTTGTCCACGGACAGAAAAGGCAAAGGTACCAACCTGACCTTCCCAGGAGGTGGCAGCTCGTCCCGGGATGGAGGTGGACACTCCATTTCAGCACTGCTCTCTGCTTTCTGGGCTTTGACTTGAGTTTCCTCAGGACACTGACCCTCCAGTGGTTTATCCAGCCACGGTTTGatagctgggcagggctgggggtgtttGGGGTTGCTGGAGGTTCCCAGGGCCCGGGAGGAAGAGGGCCCGGTGTTCTTCTCACTCTTCCTCCCCAGAGCATGAAACACCTGCACCGATTCCAGCATGTGCTGGCCGAGGCTGGTTCGAGGCCGCTTAAAGGTTTCTTGGCTCAGCTCGGGTTGATTCTTCCTCCGCTTCATCCTGGGCATCATTGGCTTCTCTTCCACCCTGACTTCAGTCCCTGACTGCCGACTCTCTCCGGCTTTCTTGGGGTTGTTTCCTCTGGTCTTCTTGGTCCTTTCCTGCCCATGGCTCTTAGTTGTACTGATCCTGCTGGGTGCGGCTTTCTGAGGTTTGCTGTTGGAGTGCTCGGCCTCGTTCTCAGGAGCCCTGTCACTGGCTGCAGCATTGCAAATCAGCCCTTCTCCCCCTGACAGGCACTCTGGGTCCTTTGGCTGGATTTTGGCCTTGGGAGCACCATCGAGAGGCTCAGAGGCCTGATGTTTGTTCTTCCTGGTGTTATCGGAGGCAGCCTTTCTGCCGCTCGACTTTTCCTGCAGCTGGATGGACTCGATGGCTCCTGTCTCTTTGGCTTGGATCAGCTCGGGGCCTTGGGGTTGATCAAGGTCTTTCAAGGGGTCGAATAGTTGGGGAAGGTGACCATCCTCCATCAGTGTAGCGATGTCTGCAAAGCCACCCCTAGCCTCGGTCCCGTTTTCCAGTGTCCCTTGGCCCTCAAGACTCAGGCTACTCTTTCCCAGATCAGCGTTTTCGGAAGCAGGGTGGTCCTCTGGCCCGAGGGGATCGATGCAGGCCAGGAGCTGGAGAATATCAGGAATTTCTAAAGGCTGTAGTAGCGGATCTTGGTTTTGTATTGGGATCTGGTCGGGATCCAGGGGCTTTGAAAGGTTGGTGTTAAACTCATCCCAATTCTTTGGAGCTGGAGACAGTGCCAGGAGGTTACTGTTCGAAGTCTGGAGTGAAGCTGTCAGTGAAATGTCTGCAGGCTCATGTGGTGGGTTACTCTGCAGCATCTGGGTATTTCTGCTACTGCAGGATTTGGGGAATTCTGGAGTTTGCTGTAGACAAAATGTCTGGCTTGGAGGTTGCAGTCCCAGGAAAGTCTCTCTCCCCAGGGAGGTTTCCACCACTACAAAGGAAGCAAGGATGAAGTGAGTCCTCGGTGGGTGAGATGTTCCCCCCTAGACACCAGTGCAGCAACCACGTCCCTTCCCCCGATGGGCAAGGCGTTTCTCCTGGCTCTTAAGGATCATGGACAGCGCCCTGTGCTAGGAGCTAAGAGGCGAGTGTTCTGGTTCTTACTGGTGATCATTGGATGTCGTTGTCCCTTggctttctttctatttcatagGGTTGTCATAGGAGcagtaaaaagtaaaagagagtTTTATACTATGAGACATTTCACAAGTCCTAACATTCTCCTATAGAGTCTTTTTGATGCTGTCCATTTTCCCGAGAGAATGAGAACACGTCACACTGTGGACGAGGAGAGGGAGCGGAGCTCTTTCCGATGGAATATATGAGCAAGGACAGATTCCTAGCCTGCTGAATTTTGACAGCGTCTCGGGACAGAAGGGCTTATTCCTGGTATGAGTGAACAAAGCGAGGGAAAGTTTGCGTGTCTCTATCATAGTGATAGTTCTGACAGGCCTTCCCAGGAGACTAACCCGTAAATCGGCAGAGGGAGTCCATTTGTATGTGGTGGAGTAGGGCACTTAGCAGCTGGGGTGGTGAGAGGTATGGGGTCCCTTGGTGTGCTCTTGGGGTTCTCAGCCATGTAGCATGGATGAGCATTACAGTGTCCCCCCTGCCCCCCTGTATGAGGTGTTCTTATGTCGAGTCTGAAATGGGGAGCACTGAGCGAGGGTAGTGTTCACTCATGTCTCAGGACTTCAGTTCTACCTGTCTGTGGCCTCGCCGCTTCCCGGCTGCAGATTTGACCCTGATTTTGGATGCAgacctcctttctctgccttcttgctgtttGTACTCACCTTGAGATCTGGTTTGTGGGATGGCTGGAGCAGACGCAGCGTAGTAGACCCCAGAGGTGGAGGCTGGTGGAAGGACATGTGTGGGCTGAATCTCCTTTAGTACCAACACCATTTCTGGTtgaggagcagaggccccagctccTGTGTAGGACACAGAGCCGTAGGACTGCAGGCAGGGGCCAAGTTCTCCAGACAGCAGAGGCCCCAGTGTGCCGTGACCATAGTAGTACACCTGGCTTCCTTCCTGGTAGGGAAGTGACAGGCTGTGTCCCTGATTTGGAACCTGAGATGGTGTTCCCTGAACAAGGCTGGTGGAAAGTGATGGATACAGTGGGACCAGGTTATTGGCACCTGAAGTTCTGTCATAGTGTGCTGCCATAGACATGGAAGAAACCGTTGTGTCGTGGCCAGTGACAGTCAGAGTGCAGTCTCCGAGTGAAGAGGACTCCTGTGCAGTGCTTCCTGGGACACCCCACTCAAAGAGACCCGGATAGGAAGCAGCTGAGGTGGAGCTCTGGCTCTGGCCAGTCACTCCAGACAGCATGGTTGTGCTAGAATGTTGGTAAAGGTAGGCGCTGCCCATGAGTGGCTGGGAAGAGGTGCCCGAGGCTGATGGCAGTAGCCATCCTGAACTGACGGCTGGAGCAGAGACTCTGGAGAAATTGCAGACACTTCCTGCTAGGGAAGCTGCGTCGCTCAccacaggaagagagagctgcAGGGAGTTTGGAGTTCCAAGTAAGGAtggattttggaaattttctgtaGGGAACAAGAGGGTGAAGAAAAACTCAGTGAGATTGATCAACTCTGACAATGTCTGAGGAGCAGCATCATCTCAAGGTTGCTGCATGAGGAAGCCTCTCATCCCAGTGCTCACTGAGACAGCAAACACCCACGCCTTTATGGTGGTTGTAAGGGCGGGAGGAGTTTGTTCCTTTCTGTGTAACTGCCTGTGCTCCCAGCTGCGGCAGAGATGTGCAGAAGCCCCAAGTGGTGTGGTCCACACCTTGTTGTCTAGGCTGGAAGCCCCTTCTCGCTGTCCATCCTTCCCTTGAGCCTCCCCTAGTCCTGACTCATCTACTCTTTGCTAGAATAGAAGCATTTTACAAGTAGAACGTCCTCAGAGATGGTCTGTTCTGACATTCTCCTGGTacgagtgaggaaactgaggctcagagaggtcagctgGAGTGGTCCGATTCTCCCATTATGGCAGCATCATCACCAGGTCACAGAGCCTAAGTCTCCTGACTTCTTGCCAGGACTCTGCTCTGACTGTTCCACTACCAGAACCCGGGAGAAGGAGACCTCCTAATAAGGTGTTTTCTTGGTCCCTTAGAAAACAGTGCAGCTGTTAGCACTGTCTTCTTCAGGGTCTGTTTGCTCGTGCAGTTCACGTGCTGTTCCCTAGAGTTCACCCAGTAGTCAGTCCGGGTGGTAGGTGTAAAGGGTCACTCTTACCCTCTTCAAGCCTGGTTTCTGATCCTACCTCCACAGGATTGCCTGAGGGTGTGCATCCCAAGAAGtgctttttgaaagaaaacagtaatttaaTCTCCCTGAGCTTCAGGTTACTCATCTGTAGttacaataacaacagcaacaacaataatagtaattcATACATGAATTCATATATGACATATCTGTTATCTGGAGGAAGACATGATAAGTTCTGTGAAAAATCATGGAAAACATTTATCAAGGAAGTAAAAAGAACCATATAGATATTCATAAAAACTGCGGTATGCAGCAAGCAACAAAGCAGAATCAGTTTACTGATAAATGTAGTTCTGTATCATATACGCTTTGTCATGAAAGTGAATATTGCC belongs to Equus asinus isolate D_3611 breed Donkey chromosome 6, EquAss-T2T_v2, whole genome shotgun sequence and includes:
- the LOC123286221 gene encoding uncharacterized protein C2orf78-like is translated as MPLMYKSAGWQEACVAQGARATQTSSGIVSSSLGSAVDASSSFLAMSENFQNPSLLGTPNSLQLSLPVVSDAASLAGSVCNFSRVSAPAVSSGWLLPSASGTSSQPLMGSAYLYQHSSTTMLSGVTGQSQSSTSAASYPGLFEWGVPGSTAQESSSLGDCTLTVTGHDTTVSSMSMAAHYDRTSGANNLVPLYPSLSTSLVQGTPSQVPNQGHSLSLPYQEGSQVYYYGHGTLGPLLSGELGPCLQSYGSVSYTGAGASAPQPEMVLVLKEIQPTHVLPPASTSGVYYAASAPAIPQTRSQVVETSLGRETFLGLQPPSQTFCLQQTPEFPKSCSSRNTQMLQSNPPHEPADISLTASLQTSNSNLLALSPAPKNWDEFNTNLSKPLDPDQIPIQNQDPLLQPLEIPDILQLLACIDPLGPEDHPASENADLGKSSLSLEGQGTLENGTEARGGFADIATLMEDGHLPQLFDPLKDLDQPQGPELIQAKETGAIESIQLQEKSSGRKAASDNTRKNKHQASEPLDGAPKAKIQPKDPECLSGGEGLICNAAASDRAPENEAEHSNSKPQKAAPSRISTTKSHGQERTKKTRGNNPKKAGESRQSGTEVRVEEKPMMPRMKRRKNQPELSQETFKRPRTSLGQHMLESVQVFHALGRKSEKNTGPSSSRALGTSSNPKHPQPCPAIKPWLDKPLEGQCPEETQVKAQKAESSAEMECPPPSRDELPPPGKVRLVPLPFLSVDKPPARPVPRRPQALASHRPAVADPARPASTNSAQPTAVNSTHPAPASLTGPARPARPITTNPTRPGWTNPTRPSGPQCPASRPAPYRTASCTSLQQEPVATAVPMLQAPPKPPAQYLLEDFSKQPIPWRKPVIPGPVMSEPITQEQRPEREAMKRQAQQEREKAAKYTSWGKVQFFIEREKEMEISRYYGYAI